GCGTCAAAGACAACCTAGCAAGCTTCCCAGttgcctgcagctgcacttccagacTCTTATCCTGTGTGCACGAAGACAATCAACTGACTAGTAAAAGAGATGAGTCAAGACAGTGTCAGAAATGTTgggtttattatattttttcgagatcctttattgatttgcttGGATAGAGGGtttactctggacagatttAAGAAACTGAACTTCGTAACTAGCttaatttctatcttttgttgtttattattgGATCCTTGAAGGTTGGGTAATATTAGTTGGataaagattccagagttcaaTATATACCAGTAtctttggtgaatattatttgaacttgtctaACTCTAACCTGCGAAAGTCACCCGGATTAAGTCGAGCTGTCCTCAACCTTTTATCATGTTTCTGCTCATCCATTAGAGGAGAATGAAGTGCGCACCATGGTGGACCCTAACTCCAAGAATGACCGCAAACTACAGGAGCTAATGAAGGTAAAGTTTAAATGATTTCATCTACCATTTATCTTGGATATACAGTAATTCAGTGTGGTATAGTGCCCCATCTCTTGATAACTTGCAACAAAAGAAATAAGTataaataaaaagctaaaataGTGCTAAAAGTGTGAAGGTATGGGTCAGCGATCCCATTTAGGTCATCTGAGTAATCAGGGGCAGCTCATCACTCATGTAAGACCATCCCCACCTTTAAAACTTGTGGTGGCAGCATGGTGCTGCAGAGCAGGCACACATGTGAGGACTGGTGAGCAATCACTGGAGTCAAACAGGCAAATTCTTTTGTTAGGCTACCAAAGGCCTCAGATTGGGGCAACGATTTATGTCTCAGCAGGACAGTTTTCCTCAGCGTTTCTCCCAATCAACACTGGACTAACTCAAAAAAGTTCCAAAGTCCTTAAATGACCGAGCTAAAACTCAGACTCACATCCCATTGAAAATCTGTGAAATGACTTGAAAATAGAAGATCTCAGACATGTGGCTGGACCGGGCCTGAGTGCATTTGCAAGAAACAGCAATTAATTTCTTCATAAGCAACTCATAAATAACATCATTACATAACtctcaatatatatataatattaatctTTAACTTTGCCCATGAAGGTGTTGATCGACTGGATAAATGATGTTCTGGTGGGGGAGAGGATCATTGTAAAGGATCTGGCTGAAGATCTGTATGATGGACAGGTCCTGCAGAAACTATTCGGTAAGGAGTTGAACCCTAAATGTGGAGTTGACACTGCACATGTAGGCCACTGAGACAGGAGACTGAACTTGGTGTTTTGTGCTCATATTGTATCATAGTTTTACAAAGAAGTGAGTGGGAAAAATAATGCCTTTGCATTAACTGTGTTGACATTAAATCCATGCTGAATTAAAGGTTTCAGTACTGATTGGAAAAATGTATACATGTTCATTAATATAAAGCTCAGTGTCTGTGCCTGTGTCTTGTGCTTCAGAAAAGCTGGAAGGTGAGAAACTGAATGTAGCAGAGGTGACTCAGTCAGAGATCGCCCAGAAACAGAAGCTGCAGACTGTTTTGGAACGCATCAATGACTCGCTCAAACTCTCCACCAGGAACATTCGCTGGAATGTCGACTGTAAGTCTAAAgtcattgttgtgtttattaGTTAACTTTCTACTTGTACTGTTTTCTGCAGCGATAAACCAGTGAGCGTTCAGCTTTGGTCCAGTACTGTTGCAGTGTACTGTCACCTGTCACTGTGGACTTTCTATCTGCTGAAAGGTTGAATGGCTTTGAGAGTACAATACAGGTTGCATAGTACAGTGAGGTGAATTGGATTGTGCATTTTAAGTAAATATGTATGGAAGTCAGTTAGAGCATGATCAATACTCGATTTTTGGGACCAACGTCGATATTACGGGggaaaaaattctgatatcaatatatcagctgataaacgcatttttctttattttttttccaatgatCTCTCAAGTGAGGTTACAAACACAACAGGCAGGATATATTACAGTTCTAcactttttttgtgtaaaataacacaaatgcaCCAATATGGTAAACTTAACTgagaatttaataattaaatgtataatttatcaatgaaaggtcctatttgtaagaaaagttgatttttgacactttgggattgtaggaccACCCCAgagcgtcagtttttgacgagttcGGAGTGAGCCTCAAAAATCAAATTTCgtacaaataggacctttgaaataaatacattataaattaaaataaattagattaaattaatAGAAATACATCCCATTTTCTTGcaaaatttcattttcattggtcGATATGTTGTTTGGGCTCTAAAGTCAATGAAACAATCCGCTGCTATACAACTGATTTATGCGCAATTTTAAATTAGatgaaatcaaaataaaacaaccacCTGGCACCCAGTCCTTTTGAAAGACTGCTGAGAAAAGCAGTAGGCTGTTTTACTCTTGCAAACATATTTGTTTAAAAGAAGATTATTGAATAGGTTGTCAGATACCATCTATTGCATGTTCCTGAGAGCAAAATACAAAAGAATTAACATGCTCAGACTTTTATGGCACTCCTGTAAGCCTTTTTGAGAGATATTTTAACACGTCAAGCACACGTGTAACTGCTATTGTGCATGCTGTATCAATGGAACTGCTTACTGGTACCGTGTGACCTGCTATTATGCTATAAGAAGTATATACAGAGACACCCTGCATTATAAACATGAGTCTCCTCCTGGACTTAGCTGCAGCAAAGTTTGCTTTGTTAATAGttgagataataataataattttcagACAGAATAACATTCATAATAAAAGGTTTTAATGACATCCATCTCTAATATCTCATTGAAGAATAAAGAATCAGTCTCGTATCATAACATTCATTGGTCTCCTCATAAATGGAGAGTACTCGCTATATGCCAGGTTGTTTCAGAACGCCACTTAAAGGATTTATGTCAAAATGTACTTGTCTTTCCATTGGATTAATATGCTCCTCATTGAGCTGGAAGCTTTCAGATTGAGGACAGCAGTGAATGTAGCCACGTAGGTCAATAAAGCTGTCCATGTCTCCTTTGATGGCACTCTTTAGTGTGACACAGGAATAATGAGAATTACTATCAGGCTTGCAGCACACTGCCTTTTACTTATGTCATTAGCCCaaacatatgtactgtatatgagaTGTAAGAGATACAGGGAGGAGAACGTGGAATGGGAGGCATGGCTGAAGAGCAGATTAGTGTATGAGTAAGGCAGAAACACGAcatgacagagacaaagagaaaagctTTGAGATAAGGAACACAATAGAATTTGTGAAACTAGTGCACTAGAGAATTATTTCAAACCAAATAATATCATGTTTAAATGCACCTCTTGTAGAAGTTTGGCCTTGAAAGCTGTTTGTACGAGCTGTCTTCATAAATGCTAAAGAGCAGAGTGAATAACATGGAATGTAATTGATTTTGCACTCCTTTTATTTGGAGAGCTCTCCTTTAATCAATTCGCTTTTGTTTGCCCTTACTTTCATCCCCCGTTCTGTAGCTTTAAAATAACTTATGTGGATCCTATTATGCAGTGAGGATCAAATTGGTTTTCTGAAGGCTTTTAGCTTGCTCTCTGCAATGTCTTTGCCAGGTTaacttaaaacatttaattgattcTGATTGTGTTGTGTATCCAAAGGTAAATCCTATTTGTTCGGATGACTAAAAACATTTCGCAGTGTCTGACTGAACACAGTCCTTAAGGTTGATTTCATGCTGCAGATGGAGAcattagatttgtttttttgttgacatcACTTCAAGGCAGCTTTTGGcatcttgtgtttgtgtttaccaTTGACGATATGTGACCTTCAAATCTAAATTTCTGAAAGGAtgaaaataatagaaaatatgTGGCTTGTGATTTGGCGGCCCAAAAAGAACCCCTATAGCAGAGTACTTATGTAGacacttaattaaaaaatacaaagattatgaaaatgtgaagaagCAGCAGTATGTACCTTGTGTGTTTACCCATTAAGTGAAGATGTCGAcatctttgtcatttattataAGAAATGTAAGATGACTTAAGTTTAGATTTTTTGCTAAATCAGTGACGCtaaatacaaatactgtatatcagctTGATATACATACAGACATGGAACGGATGTATAGATGCTTGGTGACTTCAAATGTGAGTAAAGAACACAATAATGTTGATTGTACCAAAATGAATTGCATGTTAATTTAAAACCCTGATTACAAACTAGTTGGGACACTgcaaaagataaataaaagataaaagaaataaaatgaagcaAGAGTAGGGCGAGGTTCACCACATATTACTACATGGACATGTGAAACCTTCGTTGGTAAACACGGTTTGTTTgcaatttgctgtttttatttacattttacacgaCTTTTACTCCCAACCTTTTTCTGATCAGGGTTGTATGtcaaatgtacagtatgtcaccTACTTGCAACATTTATATAATTTGTTCCATaactgtttttctgttattttgtttttcttctgctcctTTTGTTAGCTGTTCATGCTAAGAGTATAGTTGCCATCCTACACCTGCTTGTGGCGCTGTCGCAACACTTCAGGGCACCAATCAGATTGCCGGACCATGTTTCTATTCAAGTAGTGGTTGTCCAGGTGGGTGTAACTTTGTGTTTGAAGGCTTTCTAGTATAAATTTACAGTCTGTGTCTACTTACTTACATAAAAGTCATCACCTTTGTTGAGAATGTCTGTTTCATAACACCTCTCTCAGCTGCTGTCAATTCATCATTGgcttttcacacttttttcaGTCATATTCAATAGAATTCGTACATACCATcctccatttatttatttcagaaaagaGAGGGCATCCTTCAGTCCCGACAAATTCAGGAGGAAATCACTGGCAACACAGAGTAAGTACGCTCTGCTTTTAGACTCATTTTTACACCCCGCAGTGCATGTGTGGCATTAAGATGCAGTCTCGACAGACATTAGTGCTGGTACAAAATAGAACACGGCTGCAAATAGATACGAAAATAGTTTCTACACCAACTATAAGAATTATTGCTGTTTTATGGAACGTTtgagtatatttttttttttgtagatttaTTTACTTTGTAACTATTAGAGTTAGTCTAATCTATAATAGTTTCTTCTAgagtgtattttctttttttctgtcgtGCTAACTGAAGCACCAAAACAAAATTGTTTGCCTACACTTCAGCATTTAAAGGGCAACTTTACCAGTTATACACATcaccttctgtggctccagagggagctgtatGAAATCTGATGTTATTTGAAGCAGTGTCAGTTGGAGCTGAAGAGtacaagtttaaaaatgaataaaaaaatcttgtGGTGTGGAGTTGTATTGAAATAGTTGGAAATTGTATTTGGGAATGAAGTCATACCTGAGTTGACTGTGTTCCATTACAACAAGTCTCAAATCCTCTTCTAGCCAGGTTTTTTTAGCACACATTTTTTCAATCACATTTCTTGGCTCGAGGAAAGGTTGACTTTTGCGGTTTGAGATGTCCTGTCAGAAGTTTCACTGCAACATTGCGAGTGaccactgggcaaaattggaGGCAAGGCAGAGTGGCGGCATCGTATCCAGGTCTAAATAATACATGAATTGTTTTGATGAGGCAGaaaaatgtgtggaataaatGATATGAtctctgtggttctgctgcAGCAATTCTTTACAGCCTAGAAAACAAGACAGTTAcaatttaaatcagaaatgATCCGCCTCCTTTTGGGGCTTGACAGTTTTTGATATCTGATGCAGCAGACGCATTACGATGGGGCCGCAAAGGTATTGAGTTTTGATACTGAGCCTTAAACACAGCCTGTCAGAAGAATTCACAGCTGTGATGAGACTTGAAATCAAAAACCTTGaatttcttctttctttgcaAACAGAGCTGTGCAGCCCACTGCACTTTAGATGTTGTGCAATGGTGAATAAACAACTATTGTATTTCAACAAGATATGTGATGGCACCCTTAGCTGAGGTATTAgacaattcacacacacacactcacacacaaacacactcgcacacacaacCTTTTATTCTCCCTGTGAGGCTGTCCTGCAGTCTGACGGCAGCAACAAGGGAGATAACAGCAGgccaacacacacaagcacacacattttgtcatgGTAGGTGGATACACtgttaataacacacacacacatttgtgcgcacacacacacactcaggctcACTAACACTCACATGGTCACAGTGGAAATACGGTTATTACCACACCACCAGGACCATTGCCCAGAACTGCCTGCCTTTGCCATCACAGATTACACCATGAACATGTGTGagagtgcctgtgtgtgtgtgtgtgtgtgtgtgtgtgtgtgtgtgtgtgtgtgtgtgtgtgtgtctgtgtgtgtgtgtgtgtgtgtgtgtgtgtgtgcgcgcgtgtggTTGTGTGCCTGCCATTTCTTGCTGGCCTGCCCAATGTGATATCTGTTCCTCGGGGACACTCACACTGCAGCGCTCCCTACCCTCCAAAACCACCTGACCCTTTCCAACTGCAACATCCTCCAAAGTGCTAACATTGTAATAATAGACAAGAGAAGGCCCTCCATTCCCATAGAAAAGCTGCATGTACACAGAGGCACGTCTTCATTCATTGTATCAATACCCAACAGTGTTGTTGTGCTGTTTAGGTGATTGCATTGTGCTATAGTATGTAGTCATTGTGAACGTCCCAGTGATGATACCCAGGTTATTTAAATACCCGAGGTGTACCTGTGTTTACTGTTAATCAAATTATAATACCCAAGCTACATTATTGTATTGTCATTCCTGTAACATAATCCCTCCATTCTCTACATTCCTCTGTGATTGAACTGGAAGCACTCATCtctcattttgtcttgttttctatGAATATTCAACTGTGAAATTGTCAATAAGCCACCTGTGATTTGTGTCGTTGACatattttgtctctctctctctctctctctctctctctctctctctctctctctctcaattcaattcaattcaattcaattcaattcaattcaaattcaattcaaattcgctttattggcatgaaagttttaacaacaatgttgcaatgttctctctctctctctcagggctTTCTCTGGCAGACACGGTATGTTCTCTTAAAGAAGCAAGTAGATAACATTTTCTTCACAAATGTTCAAGCAtcgtttttcctttttttgattcatgattcatttaacatttttcttcacaGAGCGAGACGCTTTCGACACCCTGTTTGACCACGCTCCAGATAAACTGAATGTTGTCAAAAAGGTAAAGGCAAATAACATCTCAATACATGCAAATCTAGTCTTCCACTCGTCCATGGTCCTGAAGGTATGACTGGCTGCAGTGTGTCAATTACTAAAGCTTCTCCGGTGAAACTGTCTTTTCACCATTCTAAATGAATGGGCAGTAGCCTGTATGTAAAAATGAGTGACATTGGCATCCGCTGGCTGCATACACCTCGAGGtcagaaacaaat
This sequence is a window from Pagrus major chromosome 8, Pma_NU_1.0. Protein-coding genes within it:
- the parvaa gene encoding parvin, alpha a, translating into MASSPQKSPSSPKSPTPKSPSSRKKDDSFLGKLGGTLARRKKAKEVSELQEEGINAINLPLSPSHYELDPEDTMLEENEVRTMVDPNSKNDRKLQELMKVLIDWINDVLVGERIIVKDLAEDLYDGQVLQKLFEKLEGEKLNVAEVTQSEIAQKQKLQTVLERINDSLKLSTRNIRWNVDSVHAKSIVAILHLLVALSQHFRAPIRLPDHVSIQVVVVQKREGILQSRQIQEEITGNTEAFSGRHERDAFDTLFDHAPDKLNVVKKTLITFVNKHLNKLNLEVSELDTQFADGVYLVLLMGLLEGYFVPLYNFFLTPENFDQKVHNVSFSFELMQDGGLERPKPRPEDIVNCDLKSTLRVLYNLFTRYRNVD